The following coding sequences are from one Methanococcoides orientis window:
- a CDS encoding pantoate kinase has protein sequence MSIESSAGKAFAPGHITGFFEIHDDPDPRRKGSTGCGVVIDGGIDVIVTPGEEKTEIFLDGVSVKADTTRSLIEQLVDLPVHVECTSSIPIGCGFGASAAGALSTAYALNDVFSLGLTSNQLVEAVHIAEVSNGSGMGDVEGQYFGGVPIRKVPGCPPYGVLDRVPSPSFEVYCVVLGELSTGSVLNDDELMREINSAGRSALLSLLSRPNVANFMELSKQFTLKCGLASDRVIDAIEAVGAAGGMASQAMLGETVFACSDGGAKEDVLEALSTFAEVTTYKVTSCYQHPG, from the coding sequence ATGTCAATTGAAAGTTCTGCTGGCAAAGCCTTTGCTCCTGGTCATATAACAGGTTTTTTTGAGATACATGATGATCCTGATCCACGCAGGAAAGGATCAACTGGTTGTGGTGTTGTCATTGATGGTGGCATTGATGTCATTGTCACTCCGGGCGAGGAAAAAACTGAGATATTTCTCGATGGTGTCTCTGTTAAGGCAGACACAACTCGATCGTTGATAGAACAACTCGTGGATCTTCCTGTCCATGTGGAATGCACCTCTTCAATTCCAATAGGTTGCGGATTCGGTGCATCCGCTGCGGGTGCTCTCAGTACTGCTTATGCGCTCAACGATGTCTTCTCACTGGGACTGACTTCCAATCAGCTTGTGGAGGCTGTTCATATCGCAGAGGTCAGCAACGGCAGTGGCATGGGGGATGTTGAAGGTCAGTATTTCGGTGGTGTCCCGATCAGGAAAGTTCCGGGTTGCCCCCCTTATGGTGTTCTTGACCGTGTACCTTCTCCCTCCTTTGAGGTTTATTGTGTGGTGCTTGGTGAACTTTCCACAGGTTCGGTGCTAAATGATGATGAACTTATGAGGGAGATCAATTCTGCAGGCAGGTCTGCGTTGCTTTCTTTGCTTTCACGTCCTAACGTTGCAAATTTCATGGAGCTTTCAAAGCAGTTCACGTTAAAATGTGGGCTTGCAAGTGATCGTGTAATTGATGCTATTGAGGCAGTAGGTGCAGCAGGCGGTATGGCTTCACAGGCAATGTTGGGTGAGACCGTTTTTGCCTGCTCGGATGGCGGTGCAAAAGAAGATGTGTTGGAAGCACTTTCAACTTTTGCAGAGGTTACTACTTATAAGGTTACTTCGTGTTATCAACATCCTGGATAA
- a CDS encoding DUF211 domain-containing protein, giving the protein MNKLTGIRRLVLDVLKPHHPSTIELAENLSVIDGVTGVNIGLYEVDQKTENIKITIEGDQIDYNVIRQSIENLGAVVHSIDEVAAGNRLVEEVETLQDR; this is encoded by the coding sequence ATGAACAAATTGACAGGAATAAGAAGATTGGTTCTGGATGTGTTGAAACCGCACCATCCCTCTACCATTGAACTGGCAGAGAATTTGAGTGTAATTGATGGTGTTACAGGTGTCAACATCGGTTTGTATGAGGTTGATCAGAAAACAGAGAACATCAAGATCACTATTGAAGGCGATCAGATCGACTATAATGTGATAAGGCAATCCATCGAAAATCTTGGTGCAGTTGTGCACAGCATAGATGAGGTAGCTGCAGGCAATAGACTTGTAGAAGAAGTGGAAACCCTTCAGGATCGCTGA
- a CDS encoding 23S rRNA (uridine(2552)-2'-O)-methyltransferase has product MARHRKDTYYWRAKEEGYRSRAAYKLFQINEKFKVIKEGDTIVDLGAAPGGWLEVAKKLSEGKVVGVDLRRIKEIEGVDTIKGDITSDVTIRKIIDMVGEDGADVVICDAAPNLSGNWSLDHARSIDLTTSALECAKKILKPQGHFIVKVFQGDMFKDYMDEVRKNFTFTKAYSPHASRDESAEIYVIGKKFLTAPLHKNDEFDVVIKEMGASGDGIAYVEDFVVFVKEVDKGDSVKIQITDVKPNFAFAKVIERYIEEETK; this is encoded by the coding sequence ATGGCAAGGCATAGAAAAGATACCTATTACTGGCGTGCAAAAGAAGAAGGATATCGCTCGAGGGCAGCCTATAAGCTTTTCCAGATCAACGAGAAATTCAAGGTCATAAAGGAAGGGGACACAATTGTGGATCTTGGAGCTGCGCCTGGCGGATGGCTCGAGGTCGCAAAGAAGCTCTCAGAAGGAAAGGTCGTCGGAGTAGACCTTCGCCGCATCAAAGAAATAGAAGGCGTCGACACAATAAAAGGAGATATTACATCCGATGTGACCATCAGGAAGATCATCGACATGGTCGGAGAAGATGGAGCCGATGTTGTCATTTGTGATGCCGCACCAAACCTTTCAGGCAACTGGAGCCTTGACCATGCACGTTCCATAGACCTTACAACTTCCGCACTGGAATGCGCAAAGAAGATACTCAAGCCTCAGGGACATTTTATTGTGAAGGTTTTCCAGGGAGATATGTTCAAGGATTACATGGACGAGGTTAGAAAAAACTTCACATTTACCAAGGCATATTCACCACATGCATCAAGAGATGAAAGCGCAGAGATCTACGTGATCGGTAAGAAGTTCCTTACTGCACCTTTGCATAAAAACGATGAGTTCGATGTCGTTATCAAGGAAATGGGTGCCTCCGGAGATGGTATTGCCTATGTTGAGGATTTCGTGGTCTTTGTTAAAGAGGTCGATAAAGGGGACTCGGTGAAGATCCAGATCACAGATGTCAAACCGAACTTTGCCTTTGCAAAGGTCATTGAACGTTATATAGAGGAAGAAACAAAATAA
- a CDS encoding DUF7109 family protein produces the protein MVEPEEIEGIADALGAVTHDEIVELAQELAYKREENIPDEEEITIMLEKAVSKHLLEAISIEELSEADAKDSEDVNYYIVGPHAFPNYPFDLSEVIDVLKLGRREVDPDKITKRFSGRLKARITKIRHNIEDFANGHNNSIDIPTLENRYSDLLNLYYDYDSWLEGEITEMEDEILDISKQIDALGAAQDI, from the coding sequence ATGGTAGAACCGGAAGAGATTGAAGGCATAGCAGACGCACTTGGGGCTGTCACACATGACGAAATTGTAGAACTCGCTCAGGAACTTGCATATAAAAGAGAAGAGAATATACCTGACGAGGAAGAGATCACAATAATGCTGGAAAAGGCAGTCTCCAAACACCTGCTTGAAGCAATATCCATTGAGGAACTTAGTGAAGCTGATGCTAAGGACAGTGAAGATGTTAATTATTATATTGTAGGTCCACATGCATTCCCGAATTATCCATTCGATCTGAGCGAGGTCATTGATGTCCTCAAACTGGGCAGGCGAGAGGTCGATCCGGATAAGATCACAAAGAGATTTTCCGGAAGACTGAAAGCCAGAATTACAAAAATCAGACACAATATAGAGGACTTTGCTAATGGACATAACAATAGCATTGACATCCCAACCCTCGAAAACAGATACAGCGACCTGTTAAATCTCTACTATGACTATGATTCGTGGCTTGAGGGGGAGATCACAGAGATGGAGGATGAGATACTGGATATTAGCAAACAGATCGATGCCCTGGGAGCAGCACAAGATATTTGA
- the coaBC gene encoding bifunctional phosphopantothenoylcysteine decarboxylase/phosphopantothenate--cysteine ligase CoaBC, translating to MNMSRHPTMWIKGQKGASLSGKVIVIAVTGSIAAVRVVELARELIRNGAEVYAVMSKEAQHILHPYALHYATGHDVITEITGEVEHVKFFGSEGCADLLLVAPATANTIGKMACGIDDTPVTTFATTAMGEGTPVIVVPAMHNSMYEHPAVMENINKLQDWDITFVGPHLNEGIAKIASNYEITLAVERSLGSSTLAGKKVLITSGATAEAIDPIRVITNRASGRTGREIALEFYRRGAEVTVVHNGRLDSEGVNEILVESAGEMIDATLRELEHGYDMLISAAAISDYTLDAQDNKIKSGGDLNLIFRSTRKLIREVRDAHPDISIVGFKAEAGITEDELITRAKESLKAAELDMVVANEVSITGMGTVENDVHIISSMDDGITHVSGNKRLIAETLADNVEAIFRKRESDVN from the coding sequence ATGAATATGTCACGTCATCCTACTATGTGGATAAAGGGGCAAAAAGGTGCTTCCCTTTCTGGAAAAGTCATTGTTATTGCTGTTACCGGCAGTATAGCTGCGGTACGTGTTGTTGAACTTGCACGTGAACTTATACGCAACGGTGCAGAGGTTTATGCTGTAATGAGCAAAGAGGCACAACATATCCTTCATCCCTATGCATTGCATTATGCCACCGGCCACGATGTTATCACTGAGATTACCGGTGAGGTCGAGCATGTGAAGTTCTTCGGCTCGGAAGGATGTGCAGATCTTCTCCTGGTTGCACCTGCAACTGCCAATACCATCGGTAAGATGGCATGTGGTATAGATGATACTCCTGTTACGACGTTCGCAACAACGGCCATGGGGGAAGGTACGCCTGTGATCGTTGTTCCTGCAATGCACAATTCAATGTATGAACATCCGGCCGTGATGGAAAATATAAACAAGCTTCAGGATTGGGACATAACATTTGTAGGTCCGCATCTCAATGAAGGAATTGCAAAGATCGCATCCAATTATGAGATCACACTTGCAGTGGAACGTTCCCTTGGCAGCAGTACACTTGCAGGGAAAAAAGTGCTCATAACAAGTGGTGCAACTGCAGAGGCCATTGATCCTATCCGGGTGATAACCAATCGTGCATCAGGTCGTACTGGCAGGGAGATCGCTCTTGAATTCTATCGCAGGGGTGCAGAGGTCACAGTGGTCCACAATGGCAGGCTTGACTCGGAAGGTGTTAACGAGATCCTGGTCGAAAGTGCAGGGGAGATGATCGATGCAACTCTCAGGGAACTTGAACATGGCTATGATATGCTGATCAGTGCAGCGGCGATCTCTGATTACACTCTTGATGCTCAGGACAATAAGATCAAGTCAGGTGGTGACCTGAATCTGATATTCAGGAGCACACGTAAACTGATAAGGGAGGTGCGTGATGCTCATCCTGATATTTCCATTGTTGGATTCAAGGCAGAGGCCGGCATAACAGAGGATGAGTTGATCACACGTGCAAAGGAGTCCCTGAAGGCCGCTGAACTTGACATGGTGGTTGCAAATGAGGTAAGCATCACTGGGATGGGGACTGTGGAGAATGACGTTCACATAATATCCTCAATGGATGATGGGATCACCCATGTCAGTGGAAACAAGAGGCTGATCGCTGAAACACTTGCAGATAATGTAGAAGCTATTTTCAGGAAAAGAGAGTCCGATGTCAATTGA
- a CDS encoding bifunctional N(6)-L-threonylcarbamoyladenine synthase/serine/threonine protein kinase: MTTVLGIEGTAWNLSAAIVDEDDVIAEVTETYRPATGGIHPREAAQHHAMYASNVIERLLEEFRGKDHHPQDIDAIAFSQGPGLGACLRTVATSARALAMSLNVPLVGVNHCIAHIEIGRWKTPANDPVVLYVSGGNSQVLAHRAGKYRIFGETLDIGIGNALDKFARSAGLSHPGGPKVEEYAKEATGYVKMPYVVKGMDFSFSGLSTAAKDALKSSSLEDVCYSFQENAFAMLVEVTERALAHTGKSEVLLAGGVGANMRLREMLDVMCDDRGARFYVPERKFMGDNGAMIAYTGLLMFKSGTTIPIENSHVDPSFRPDTVDVTWIVDKHQEVL, translated from the coding sequence TTGACCACAGTTCTTGGTATAGAAGGCACAGCATGGAACCTGAGTGCAGCTATTGTTGATGAAGACGATGTTATCGCAGAGGTCACCGAGACCTATCGTCCGGCGACCGGTGGGATCCATCCCAGGGAAGCTGCTCAGCATCATGCAATGTATGCATCTAATGTTATCGAAAGGCTCCTGGAGGAATTTAGGGGGAAAGATCATCATCCACAGGACATTGATGCAATTGCATTCTCACAGGGTCCGGGTCTTGGTGCATGTCTCAGGACCGTTGCCACATCTGCAAGGGCACTTGCAATGTCACTTAATGTTCCTCTGGTGGGAGTGAATCACTGCATTGCGCACATCGAGATCGGAAGGTGGAAGACACCGGCAAATGATCCGGTCGTACTGTATGTAAGTGGGGGCAATTCCCAGGTCCTTGCCCACAGGGCTGGAAAATATCGGATATTCGGTGAGACCCTTGATATCGGAATCGGGAATGCACTTGATAAGTTTGCAAGGAGTGCAGGCTTAAGCCATCCCGGCGGGCCAAAGGTCGAGGAATATGCGAAAGAAGCTACGGGATATGTCAAAATGCCTTACGTTGTCAAAGGAATGGACTTCTCTTTTTCTGGACTTTCAACAGCTGCTAAAGACGCATTAAAATCCTCATCCCTTGAGGATGTCTGTTATTCTTTCCAGGAGAATGCTTTTGCAATGCTTGTGGAGGTCACAGAGCGTGCACTTGCACATACCGGTAAGAGCGAGGTGCTGCTTGCAGGTGGTGTGGGTGCGAACATGAGGCTCAGGGAAATGCTGGATGTTATGTGTGATGACCGCGGAGCACGCTTTTATGTTCCGGAAAGGAAGTTCATGGGTGACAACGGTGCAATGATCGCATATACCGGCCTGCTTATGTTCAAGTCAGGAACCACCATCCCTATTGAAAACTCACACGTTGACCCAAGCTTCAGGCCGGATACCGTGGATGTTACCTGGATCGTGGATAAGCATCAGGAGGTGCTTTGA
- a CDS encoding histidinol phosphate phosphatase domain-containing protein codes for MIDLHTHTVFSDGELIPSELVRRAVTFGYRGIGITDHVDYTNIEHVLSCVKKAKYMEEVMDIRVITGVELTHVHPAKIAPLARMAKELGAEIVVVHGESPVEPVAPGTNAASVICEDVDILAHPGFLTTEEAQLAIDNDVCIEITARNGHNRTNGHVARICTEVGATMVVDTDTHSPDNLITKETALKVAMGAGLTESQAKQVLENSVRFIE; via the coding sequence ATGATAGACCTACATACACATACCGTATTCAGTGACGGAGAACTTATCCCAAGCGAACTTGTCCGCAGGGCTGTAACCTTTGGATATCGAGGTATTGGAATAACGGATCACGTCGATTATACTAACATAGAACATGTACTCTCATGCGTGAAGAAAGCAAAATACATGGAAGAGGTCATGGATATCAGAGTGATCACCGGAGTTGAGCTCACACACGTCCACCCTGCAAAGATAGCACCCCTTGCAAGAATGGCAAAGGAACTTGGAGCTGAGATCGTGGTAGTTCACGGAGAATCACCGGTTGAGCCTGTTGCGCCTGGAACCAATGCCGCATCTGTGATATGTGAAGATGTCGACATCCTCGCACACCCAGGATTCCTCACCACCGAGGAAGCACAACTGGCAATTGACAACGATGTCTGCATTGAGATCACCGCAAGGAACGGTCACAACAGAACAAACGGTCACGTTGCAAGGATATGTACCGAGGTCGGCGCCACCATGGTGGTAGATACCGACACACACAGTCCCGACAATCTCATCACAAAAGAGACAGCTCTGAAAGTTGCAATGGGAGCCGGACTCACAGAAAGTCAGGCAAAGCAGGTCCTTGAGAACTCTGTCCGATTCATCGAATGA
- a CDS encoding XTP/dITP diphosphatase, with protein MRKMVFVTGNKGKFGEAKEILAAKDIELMQNADGYPELQEDDLEPIAAYGAKWAAEKLKHPVMVDDSGLFINALNGFPGPYSAFVEDNLGNQKVLKLMEDEEDRSAIFKSVIGYCEPGGEPSVFTGTVEGKIAFEERGTGGFGYDPIFEYEGKTFGELGTEIKNTFSHRRRALDKFFEWLD; from the coding sequence ATGCGTAAAATGGTATTCGTTACTGGAAATAAGGGAAAGTTCGGAGAAGCAAAGGAGATACTGGCTGCAAAGGACATTGAGCTGATGCAGAATGCGGATGGATATCCCGAACTTCAGGAAGATGATCTTGAGCCTATTGCTGCATACGGTGCAAAATGGGCTGCTGAAAAACTAAAACATCCCGTTATGGTGGATGATTCCGGTCTGTTCATCAATGCACTGAACGGTTTTCCGGGTCCTTATTCCGCATTTGTGGAGGATAATCTCGGAAACCAGAAGGTCCTGAAGCTCATGGAAGATGAGGAAGACAGGTCTGCCATATTCAAGTCGGTGATCGGCTATTGCGAACCCGGGGGAGAACCTTCCGTTTTCACAGGTACTGTGGAAGGTAAGATCGCCTTTGAGGAACGCGGTACCGGCGGGTTCGGATATGATCCGATATTCGAGTATGAGGGCAAGACCTTCGGTGAGCTTGGTACCGAGATCAAGAACACATTTTCCCACAGGCGCAGGGCGCTTGACAAGTTCTTCGAGTGGCTGGATTGA
- a CDS encoding Vms1/Ankzf1 family peptidyl-tRNA hydrolase, translating to MAGTKKVAGNLNTFFKKYSGKEKLEEEIDKLQSHILELEIDRKRFEKNETNAKRALAAKQEAEEKLKAANVKIETLTHQLEEKKEEVSEEISFDLIEEVTPSQMTSYIDQLGSIRSDRDSLLTAYINEKEMNLNAGFSKDAVRDLDQNSQYLIQKIKSDTGYALFYDSMQMVKEVVVPPLPFERSSVEMSNSFVTGPLKNTLTEDISVCILAAHAGESLIGICSDKTGFDEDMIIRSSVKAKHTKGGFSQRRFERLRDEDIDHHVEKVRDSLKNMLEHAPIDIDMIIICGDTVLANYILEDIDTDIPIMERNIDAKIEKHDTDSIIRSIFSCRRYKL from the coding sequence ATGGCTGGAACAAAGAAAGTCGCAGGAAACCTGAACACGTTTTTCAAAAAGTATTCAGGAAAGGAAAAGCTGGAGGAAGAGATTGACAAGCTCCAGTCACACATACTTGAGCTGGAGATCGACAGGAAGAGGTTTGAGAAGAACGAGACCAATGCAAAACGTGCCCTTGCTGCAAAACAGGAAGCAGAGGAAAAACTCAAAGCTGCTAACGTAAAGATCGAAACACTCACACACCAGCTTGAAGAGAAGAAAGAGGAAGTTTCAGAAGAGATATCATTTGATCTTATCGAAGAGGTCACACCTTCACAAATGACATCCTACATTGACCAACTGGGATCAATAAGATCTGATCGCGATTCACTCCTAACTGCATACATTAATGAAAAAGAGATGAATTTGAATGCAGGGTTCTCAAAGGATGCCGTGAGAGACCTGGACCAGAATAGCCAGTACCTTATACAGAAGATCAAAAGCGACACAGGATATGCACTGTTCTATGACAGTATGCAGATGGTAAAGGAGGTTGTAGTTCCTCCACTTCCATTTGAAAGAAGTTCTGTAGAGATGTCCAATTCATTTGTGACCGGGCCGCTAAAAAACACACTTACAGAGGATATTAGCGTATGCATCCTCGCAGCCCACGCCGGAGAATCACTTATAGGAATATGTTCCGACAAGACCGGATTTGACGAAGATATGATCATCCGAAGCAGTGTCAAAGCCAAACATACAAAGGGTGGTTTTAGCCAGAGGCGCTTTGAAAGGCTCAGGGATGAAGATATTGACCATCATGTGGAAAAGGTCAGGGACTCACTGAAGAACATGCTTGAGCATGCTCCCATTGATATTGATATGATAATAATATGCGGAGACACCGTACTGGCAAATTATATCCTTGAAGATATCGACACGGACATACCTATCATGGAAAGGAACATTGATGCAAAGATCGAAAAACATGATACAGATAGTATAATAAGAAGTATCTTCAGTTGCCGCCGATACAAACTGTAA
- a CDS encoding prohibitin family protein — translation MVMEDEWDIKGPSEGKESPMPEIKIPPIAVVALRGAAIVLTILIIFSVVFGSIFVSIGAGEVGVKFSQFGGVQDDELGEGLHIVPPWVSVTKYSVRSEVYTMSARSSEGEVVGDDQINALTNEGLTLGLDISVRYRLIAEDASEVHKKLGTGYAEKIIRPTIKSVIREVVSRNTAMEVYGEQRELVATEMVEEMEAALLEDGIIVEEVLLRNVRLPEKVADAIESKLQADQEAQRMVFVKQKEQLEAERKIIEANGAANATIVRATGEAEALRLINAELAKNPKLINYKYIQMLEGQEVQTLVVPSDQGIILDATA, via the coding sequence ATGGTAATGGAAGATGAATGGGACATTAAAGGTCCCAGTGAGGGCAAGGAATCCCCTATGCCTGAAATTAAGATCCCTCCAATTGCAGTAGTGGCTCTTCGTGGGGCAGCTATTGTTTTAACGATATTGATCATCTTTTCTGTAGTTTTTGGATCGATATTCGTGTCTATTGGTGCTGGTGAAGTTGGTGTGAAGTTCAGTCAGTTCGGTGGTGTCCAGGATGACGAACTTGGTGAAGGTCTGCATATTGTACCTCCGTGGGTAAGTGTCACCAAGTATTCCGTAAGGAGCGAGGTCTACACCATGAGTGCAAGATCTTCAGAAGGTGAAGTTGTAGGTGATGACCAGATCAATGCACTTACAAATGAAGGACTGACCCTTGGTCTCGATATCAGTGTAAGGTACAGGCTTATTGCAGAGGATGCAAGTGAGGTCCACAAAAAGCTTGGTACCGGCTATGCAGAAAAGATCATCAGGCCTACGATAAAGTCCGTTATCAGGGAAGTTGTTTCCAGAAATACTGCCATGGAAGTGTATGGTGAACAAAGAGAACTGGTCGCAACCGAGATGGTTGAGGAGATGGAAGCTGCTCTTCTTGAGGATGGTATAATCGTTGAAGAGGTTCTTCTAAGGAACGTCAGGTTGCCGGAAAAGGTGGCTGATGCTATCGAGTCCAAACTTCAGGCAGATCAGGAAGCTCAGAGAATGGTCTTTGTGAAGCAGAAGGAACAGCTTGAAGCTGAAAGGAAGATAATCGAGGCGAATGGTGCTGCTAATGCGACCATTGTCAGGGCAACCGGAGAGGCAGAGGCTTTGCGTCTGATAAATGCGGAACTTGCAAAGAATCCGAAACTTATCAACTACAAGTATATCCAGATGCTTGAGGGACAGGAAGTTCAAACATTGGTAGTTCCTTCTGACCAGGGAATTATCCTGGATGCTACTGCTTGA
- a CDS encoding Kae1-associated kinase Bud32 has protein sequence MYLRSGAEASVSLKGGFVVKERMPKRYRVQELDERIRKERTRAEARLMSEARRCGVATPIIHDIYDYTIEMEFIDGKPLKYLVDAELCELVGEVIGRLHSGGIIHGDLTTSNMIVKDGRIYLIDFGLAFVDGSVESRGVDIHVLFQTFESTHANYEELIEAFCRGYRRKLDKADEVLLRIKEIEKRGRYA, from the coding sequence ATGTACCTGAGAAGTGGTGCTGAGGCCAGTGTAAGCCTTAAAGGTGGTTTCGTTGTCAAGGAACGTATGCCCAAGCGGTACAGGGTTCAGGAACTGGATGAGCGGATCCGTAAGGAAAGGACACGAGCAGAAGCACGCCTGATGTCAGAGGCCAGGCGATGTGGTGTTGCGACCCCGATAATTCATGATATCTATGATTATACTATTGAGATGGAGTTCATCGATGGAAAACCATTGAAGTATCTGGTGGACGCTGAGCTGTGTGAGCTTGTAGGCGAGGTTATCGGCCGGCTTCACAGCGGCGGGATAATCCATGGTGATCTTACAACTTCCAATATGATTGTAAAGGACGGTCGTATCTACCTGATCGACTTTGGTCTGGCATTCGTTGACGGTTCGGTGGAGTCCAGAGGTGTGGATATCCATGTACTGTTCCAGACATTTGAAAGTACACATGCAAATTATGAAGAGCTGATTGAAGCATTCTGTCGTGGTTATAGAAGGAAACTTGACAAAGCAGATGAGGTTCTGCTTCGGATAAAAGAGATCGAAAAGAGGGGTCGTTATGCGTAA